The DNA region CGTCGATAAAGGACCTAGACAGTCTTTGCCAATTACAGTTAATTACAGAACAAGCGATCTATCAGATCACCCATTTCCAAAGCAAAACAAGCCTTATCAAAGAGTTGTTAATGGTGGGAATAAATCAAATCCAAAGTGGATTCTAGATCGTGATGATCTCATTATGGTGAGTAAAAACTGGAAGTCTGAAGCACCTGTTAATGAGCTTGTAGACTATGCTGCTGATCACTACAATGAAATGATTAACTACAGTATTGCTGAACTTCGTGACGAAAGAAGAGAAGAGAAAAAAGATGCATGTTCTGAACAACATCTTGATGATTTAGATAGAGATGATTTCCTTTCTGATCGTGATTACGAGAAAGCGTACAAGAAAGCTAAGAAAGCTTATGATAAATGTATGAAGAAAGGTAAGAAGAAAAAGACTATCCGTGATCGCCTTTATAAGTGGTGGGTACACGGTTAAGAAAGAATTTATTATTTAGAAAAAGTAAAGGCCCTCATATAGAGGGCCTTTTTTATATTTAATTGAGTTCAGGCAATTAAGATTGTGGCTTGTACCAACATAGTGGTCTGATTCCATCTACGTAGTTGTCTCTTCTAGTACATACTCCAATTGAAGCATCTCTATCATCTACATCTGAGTAGTGATCTTTTTCACAAAGAGCTCCAGCAAAGTAAGTATCTAGACGACACTGTGGTGCTGGGTGGTTGTGATCTGTAGATGTAACTACTTTTGTGTCTGGAGTTGCGAAATCTAGATCTTTATCTAGGTTTCTAAGTGCTTTGAAAAGTCCAGCAAGTGACATACCTGCCATGGCCCCTCTTTGACACATTGTAATGTCTTCTTGTGCTTTGAAATTATCCATACACTTTTGAGTTGCAACAGCTGGGATATCCATATTAGCTACGATTTCCTCGTTGTTGTCTTTTTCCATGTATTTTCTTAGACACTTCATTGTTGCGAAATAGTCAGCTTGACCTTCGTTCGTCGCCCAAGAAGATCCTCCCCACCAAGATGATTTCTTTGGTGCTCCACCTAGGTGGTGACCAAGTTCGTGACATACAACTGTCGCGAAACCATCAGCAGTAATTGTTTCGTGTCTAGCAAGACCACCAAACATGTGAACTTCCCAAGTGCTTCCCATTTGTCTCGCGTAAGCATTAACTGTTCCGTCGTCCCATTTTCTAACGACTTTAAGTGTCTTACCTTTAGCTTCGATAATTGGAGCATAGATTGCTTCGATTTTGTCGATAACAGTGTTGAACTCTTCTTGAGTAATTCCACCGTTTGATTTCATCCCAGCTGGAATGTAAAGATCGTTGTCTTCTACAATTCCTGTTTTCCCGTGAACGTCACAAGCAAGAGCTTGAGTGTTGAATAGAGCGGCCACTAAAGTCGCGAGAATCATTTTCCTCATCTTTTCCTCCCTGAATGAGAACTCAATCCGTGATTTTTCCTTAAATCTTATATATTCTTGCCAGTAAAATTAGGAATGTCTAATAAGTTCGTTAGGAATTTGTTAGTTGTAAGAAATTATTATTTTGATAGACTGAGTGCGTAACTATTCTCCAAGGTGAACTCACATGAAAAAAATTGTTTTCTTTGTTCCAAAAAAAGACTGTGAAAAAGTAAAAATGGCCATGTTTCAAGCGGGTGGAGGCACAATCGGTGACTATGATTATTGCGCCTTTGAAGGCCTTGGGGTTGGTCAATTTAGACCAGGAAATTCAGCAAATCCAACCATTGGTAAACTTGGAGAGTTGGAGCGTGTGGAAGAAATGCGCGTAGAAATGATTTGCAAAGAGGATTATTTATCTTCTTGTTTGCAGGCACTCGTTCAGGCCCATCCCTATGAAGAGCCGGCAATTGATGTCATTGAAGTGATCGATTATAAGAATTTCCTCCCTTAAATCTCCTAAAGTGCCAAGAGTTAGAGTAAGGCACCCTTAAAGGCTCAAATCCCTTTTGCAATCATTAATTTTGTGGACAAAATGGGCCGTCTAGCACTTGTCTTTATTCGTATTTTAATAATTAAATTTGTTTAAAAAATTAAGTTAAGTGGCGTTTATAATATACCGAGTAGATAAATTAATGATTAATATTTGTTGATAAAGGACATCTAAATGCTTAAAAACATGTCACTATCCAAGAAGATTATCTTTGGTTTTCTCCTTTCTGGAATTATTCCGGCGGTAATCATCTCATGGCTATCTTTCACTAGAAATTCTGATGCACTCTTAAAAGAAGCAGAGAGTAAGTTGATTTCAGTTAGAGAGTCGAGGGCCTTTCAATTGGAAGAGCTCTTTAAAACGATGCAGGGGCAAGTTTCGGCCTTAGCACAAAATAAAGTGACAGTTGATGCGCTTGCAAGGTTTGAAAGAAGTTATAAAAATTATAATTTCGATGCGACAGTGAGTGTTGAAGAAGCGAGAAAAAATCTTTCTAAATTCTATGATTCAACTTTTTCAAAGAAATACTTAGAGGAAACGGGAAGTCCTTTTCCAAACAGCTCTCAGATTCTTTCGACTTTTAGTGATCAAGAAATTCTTTTACAAAATTCTTTTATTTCAAATAATAAAAACGCATTAGGAGAAAAAGATAAGCTTTATAATCTAGGTGATAGTTCATCTTATTCTTCGGCCCATATGGCCTATCACGATACGTTTAGAACCTATCTCAATAACTTTGGCTTTTATGATATTTTTCTTATCTCAAAAGAAAAGGGTGAAGTTGTTTACTCTGTTTATAAAGAGATCGACTTTGCAACTTCTCTTGAAGTTGGGCCTTATAAAAATACAGGACTCGGTGAAGCTTATAGAAAAGCGATGAAGGGTAAAAAAGGTGATGTCTTTATTACAGATCTCGCTAAGTATTCTCCAAGCTATGATTCACCAGCTCAGTTTATTTCTTCACCAATCTATGATGAAGATTTCCTATTGGGTGTTCTTGTTTTTCAAATTCCTGTTGGAAAAATTAATGAAATTATGACGGGAAGAAATCAATGGAAAGCACAGGGCTTAGGCGATTCAGGAGAAAGTTATTTAATCAATAAAGATAAAACGATGCGAAGTATATCTAGGTTTCTAGTTGAAGATGAAAAAGGATACCTAGAGACAATGAAAGGCCTTGGTCACACTGATGAAGAGCTTGCCTATATGAAAGGTAAAAAGACAAGTGCTCTTATTGGTAAAGTTGAATCTGTCGGTGCTGAGCATGTCGTGAAGGGAACAAGTGGATTTGAGATTTTTGAAGATTATAGAGGAGTTGAAGTTTTATCAGCTTATAGACCTTTAAAAATTCAAGGACTGGAGTGGTTCATCTTGAGTGAGATGGATGAAAATGAAGCCTTGGCCTCTGTTTATATTTTACGTGAATTGGTTATGCTCTCGCTTGGGATTTGTGCCATTGCTATTTTTATTTTTTCATATCTAATGTCAAAAGGTATCTCAAATGCCATTGTAGATCTCTCTGTAAGACTAAGACAAGGAGCCGAAAA from Halobacteriovorax sp. GB3 includes:
- a CDS encoding NGG1p interacting factor NIF3; protein product: MKKIVFFVPKKDCEKVKMAMFQAGGGTIGDYDYCAFEGLGVGQFRPGNSANPTIGKLGELERVEEMRVEMICKEDYLSSCLQALVQAHPYEEPAIDVIEVIDYKNFLP
- a CDS encoding methyl-accepting chemotaxis protein produces the protein MLKNMSLSKKIIFGFLLSGIIPAVIISWLSFTRNSDALLKEAESKLISVRESRAFQLEELFKTMQGQVSALAQNKVTVDALARFERSYKNYNFDATVSVEEARKNLSKFYDSTFSKKYLEETGSPFPNSSQILSTFSDQEILLQNSFISNNKNALGEKDKLYNLGDSSSYSSAHMAYHDTFRTYLNNFGFYDIFLISKEKGEVVYSVYKEIDFATSLEVGPYKNTGLGEAYRKAMKGKKGDVFITDLAKYSPSYDSPAQFISSPIYDEDFLLGVLVFQIPVGKINEIMTGRNQWKAQGLGDSGESYLINKDKTMRSISRFLVEDEKGYLETMKGLGHTDEELAYMKGKKTSALIGKVESVGAEHVVKGTSGFEIFEDYRGVEVLSAYRPLKIQGLEWFILSEMDENEALASVYILRELVMLSLGICAIAIFIFSYLMSKGISNAIVDLSVRLRQGAEKILDSSTGIAEGSTQLSSATDELAASLQETSSSINEISAMVSRSSESAGQGATLAEESRQKATVGKESVGEVKNAIELIHQNNEHIIENVNKNNAEFEQIITVISEIAEKTKVINDIVFQTKLLSFNASVEAARAGEHGKGFSVVAEEVGALAQMSGKAAGEISGLLEASTKKVREIVEMSSTSMNRIIEEGKERVEIGLQKSEVCNSVLDDLLVSFEEVNRAVSDIASSSQEQSSGVNEITQAVQQLDGVTQQNSEVANDSAQRAEDLRYQSTMLWELVEQMHGLVYGNNKNASKNVVKTSSVAPVDESSHNMDLSFDDSNHFEMNEVDDILDDAVNESKREVVETKEVETKDSLEDEILSDDKISSAGEVPDAKDPRFEDVA